A single region of the Bos mutus isolate GX-2022 unplaced genomic scaffold, NWIPB_WYAK_1.1 CTG905, whole genome shotgun sequence genome encodes:
- the LOC102276325 gene encoding actin-related protein 2-like, producing MDSQGRKVVVCDNGTRFVKYGYVGSNFPEHIFPALVGRPINLMLDDEASELRSMLEVNYPMENGIVRNWDDMKHLWDYIFGPEKLNIDTRNCKILLTEPPMNPAKNREKIVEVMFETYQFSGVYVAIQAVLTLCAQGLLTGVVVDSGDGVTHICPVYEGFSLPHLTRRLDIAGRDITRYLIKLLLLQEYAFNHSADFETVHMIKEKLCYVGYNIEQEQKLALETTVLVESYTLPDGRIIKVGGERFEAPEALFQPHLINVEGVGVAELLFNTIQVADIDTRSEFYKHIVLSGGSTVYPGLPSWLGRELKQLYLERVLKGDVGKLSKFKIRIEDPPRRKHMVFLGGAVLADIMKDKDNFWMTRQEYQEKGVRVLEKLGMTVQ from the coding sequence ATGGACAGCCAGGGCAGGAAGGTGGTGGTGTGCGACAACGGCACCAGGTTTGTGAAGTATGGATATGTAGGCTCTAACTTTCCAGAACATATCTTCCCAGCTTTGGTTGGAAGACCTATTAATCTTATGCTTGATGATGAGGCAAGTGAATTACGCTCGATGTTAGAAGTTAATTACCCTATGGAAAATGGCATAGTACGAAATTGGGATGACATGAAACACCTATGGGACTACATATTTGGACCAGAGAAACTTAACATAGATACCAGGAATTGTAAAATTCTACTCACAGAACCTCCTATGAACCCAGCCAAAAACAGAGAGAAGATTGTAGAGGTAATGTTTGAAACTTACCAGTTTTCTGGTGTGTATGTAGCCATCCAGGCAGTCCTGACTTTGTGTGCTCAAGGTTTATTAACTGGAGTTGTGGTGGACTCTGGAGATGGTGTGACTCACATTTGCCCAGTGTATGAAGGCTTTTCTCTCCCTCACCTTACCAGGAGACTGGATATTGCTGGGAGGGATATTACCAGATATCTTATCAAGTTGCTTCTGTTGCAGGAATATGCCTTCAACCATTCTGCTGATTTTGAAACAGTTCACatgattaaagaaaaattgtGTTATGTGGGATATAATATTGAACAAGAGCAGAAACTGGCCTTAGAAACCACAGTATTGGTTGAATCTTACACACTCCCAGATGGCCGCATTATCAAAGTCGGGGGAGAGAGGTTTGAAGCACCGGAAGCTCTGTTTCAGCCTCACTTGATCAATGTCGAGGGAGTAGGTGTTGCTGAATTGCTTTTTAACACAATCCAGGTGGCTGACATTGATACCAGATCTGAGTTCTATAAGCACATTGTGCTTTCTGGAGGGTCTACTGTGTACCCTGGTCTGCCATCCTGGTTGGGACGAGAGCTTAAACAGCTTTACTTAGAACGAGTATTGAAGGGTGATGTGGGAAAACTTTCTAAATTCAAGATCCGCATTGAAGACCCGCCCCGCAGGAAGCACATGGTTTTCCTGGGAGGTGCAGTTCTAGCGGACATCATGAAGGACAAAGACAACTTCTGGATGACCCGACAGGAATACCAAGAAAAGGGTGTTCGTGTGCTGGAGAAACTCGGGATGACGGTTCAATAA
- the LOC102269944 gene encoding zinc finger protein 665-like — protein MSVAILLSHQTVHTGEKPYKCDDCGKAFHAKSSLLRHQTIHTGQKPYKCDECGKVFRAKSKLLTHQTIHTGQKPYKCDDCCKAFHAKSALLTHQTIHTREKPYKCDDCGKAFRVKSMLLSHQTIHTGQKPYKCDECGKAFRLKSSLLRHQTIHIREKPYKYECGKSFREKSKLLTHQTIHTGQKPYKCDDCGKAFHAKSALLTHQTIHTGQKPYKCDECGKAFCAKSVLSRHQTIHTLQM, from the coding sequence atGAGTGTGGCAATCCTTTTAAGTCATCAGAcagttcatactggagagaaaccttacaaatgtgatGACTGTGGCAAGGCCTTTCATGCAAAGTCAAGCCTTTTAAGGCATCAGACAATTCATACTGGacagaaaccttacaaatgtgatGAGTGTGGCAAGGTCTTTCGTGCAAAGTCAAAACTTTTAACTCATCAGACAATTCATACTGGacagaaaccttacaaatgtgatGACTGTTGCAAGGCTTTTCATGCAAAGTCAGCCCTTTTAACTCATCAGACCATTCATACCagagagaaaccttacaaatgtgatGATTGTGGCAAGGCCTTTCGTGTAAAGTCAATGCTTTTAAGTCATCAGACAATTCATACTGGACAAAAACCTTACAAATGTGATGAGTGTGGCAAGGCCTTTCGTTTAAAGTCAAGCCTTTTAAGGCATCAGACAATTCATATCagagagaaaccttacaaatatGAGTGTGGCAAGTCCTTTCGTGAAAAGTCAAAACTTTTAACTCATCAGACAATTCATACTGGacagaaaccttacaaatgtgatGACTGTGGCAAGGCCTTTCATGCAAAGTCAGCCCTTTTAACTCATCAGACAATTCATACTGGacagaaaccttacaaatgtgatGAGTGTGGCAAGGCCTTTTGCGCAAAGTCAGTCCTTTCAAGGCATCAGACAATTCATACTTTACAAATGTGA
- the LOC102276606 gene encoding zinc finger protein 729-like, translated as MKAFLKPFKASDKVREKLYKYECSKLLTHQTIDTGQKPYKCDDCGKAFHAKSALLTHQTIHTGQKPYKCDECGKAFCTKSVLLRHQTIHTGEKPYKCDECGKAFRLKSFLLSHQTVHTGEKPYKCDECGKAFADSSYFRKHQKIHTGQKLFKCHICDKVFSRKAYLAGHQSVHSGEKPYKCDECGKAFLVKSILLSHQRVHTGEKPYKCGECGKAFTDRSQLRRHQKIHTGQKLFKCDICDKVFSRSEHLAGHQRVHSGEKPYKCDECGKAFRVKSILLIHQTVHTGEKPYKCDECGKAFTDRSHLRRHQKIHTGQKLFKCDICDKVFRRSKQLVGHQSVHSGEKPYKCDECGKAFRVKSTLLRHQTVHTGEKPYKCDECDKAFRVKSMLLSHQTVHTGEKPYKCDECGKAFRVKSILLSHQTVHTGQKPYKCDECGKAFRVKSILLRHQTVHTGEKPYKCDECGKAFTDSSQLRRHQKIHTGQKLFKCDICDKVFRQSKQLAGHQSVHSGEKPYKCDECGKAFCVKSKLLSHQTVHTGEKPYKCDECGKAFRVKSILLSHQTVHTGEKPYKCDECGKAFHVKSILLNHWTVHTGEKPYKCDECGKAFTDSSNLGRHQKIHTGQKLFKCHQSS; from the exons ATGAAGGCCTTTC TCAAGCCTTTTAAGGCATCAGACAAAGTCAGAGAGAAACTTTACAAATATGAGTGTTCAAAACTTTTAACTCATCAGACAATTGATACTGGacagaaaccttacaaatgtgatGACTGTGGCAAGGCCTTTCATGCAAAGTCAGCCCTTTTAACTCATCAGACAATTCATACTGGacagaaaccttacaaatgtgatGAGTGTGGCAAGGCCTTTTGCACAAAGTCAGTCCTTTTAAGGCATCAGacaattcatactggagagaaaccttacaaatgtgatGAGTGTGGCAAGGCCTTTCGTTTAAAGTCATTCCTTTTAAGTCATCAGAcagttcatactggagagaaaccttacaaatgtgatGAGTGTGGCAAGGCCTTTGCTGACAGCTCATATTTCAGGAAACATCAGAAAATTCATACAggacagaaattatttaaatgtcaTATATGTGACAAAGTCTTCAGCCGAAAAGCATACCTTGCTGGTCATCAGAGTGTTCAttctggagagaaaccttacaaatgtgatGAGTGTGGCAAGGCCTTTCTTGTAAAGTCAATCCTTTTAAGTCATCAGagagttcatactggagagaaaccttacaaatgtggTGAGTGTGGCAAGGCCTTTACTGACAGGTCACAACTCAGGAGACATCAGAAAATTCATACAggacagaaattatttaaatgtgaTATATGTGACAAAGTCTTCAGCCGAAGTGAACACCTTGCTGGTCATCAGAGGGTTCAttctggagagaaaccttacaaatgtgatGAGTGTGGCAAGGCCTTTCGTGTAAAGTCAATCCTTTTAATTCATCAGAcagttcatactggagagaaaccttacaaatgtgatGAATGTGGCAAGGCCTTTACTGACAGGTCACACCTCAGGAGACATCAGAAAATTCATACAGGACAGAAGTTATTTAAATGTGATATATGTGACAAAGTGTTCAGGCGAAGTAAACAGCTTGTTGGTCATCAGAGTGTTCAttctggagagaaaccttacaaatgtgatGAGTGTGGCAAGGCTTTTCGTGTAAAGTCAACCCTTTTAAGGCATCAGAcagttcatactggagagaaaccttacaaatgtgatGAGTGTGATAAGGCCTTTCGTGTAAAGTCAATGCTTTTAAGTCATCAGAcagttcatactggagagaaaccttacaaatgtgatGAGTGTGGCAAGGCCTTTCGTGTAAAGTCAATCCTTTTAAGTCATCAGACA GTTCATACTGGacagaaaccttacaaatgtgatGAGTGTGGCAAGGCCTTTCGTGTAAAGTCAATCCTTTTAAGGCATCAGAcagttcatactggagagaaaccttacaaatgtgatGAGTGTGGCAAGGCCTTTACTGACAGCTCACAACTCAGGAGACATCAGAAAATTCATACAggacagaaattatttaaatgtgaTATATGTGACAAAGTCTTCAGGCAAAGTAAACAGCTTGCTGGTCATCAGAGTGTTCAttctggagagaaaccttacaaatgtgatGAGTGTGGCAAGGCCTTTTGTGTAAAGTCAAAGCTTTTAAGTCATCAGAcagttcatactggagagaaaccttacaaatgtgatGAGTGTGGCAAGGCCTTTCGTGTAAAGTCAATCCTTTTAAGTCATCAGAcagttcatactggagagaaaccttacaaatgtgatGAGTGTGGCAAG GCCTTTCACGTAAAGTCAATCCTTTTAAATCATTGGAcagttcatactggagagaaaccttacaaatgtgatGAGTGTGGCAAGGCCTTTACTGACAGCTCAAACCTCGGGAGACATCAGAAAATACATACAggacagaaattatttaaatgtcaTCAGAGCAGTTAA